Proteins encoded together in one Desulfosporosinus meridiei DSM 13257 window:
- a CDS encoding metal ABC transporter permease yields the protein MSPQFEIQLIAVIVAVSCALPGVFLVLRKMSMMSDSITHTILLGIVLAFFLTHDLSSPFLILGATLIGVVTVWLTETLNRTRLLSEDSAIGIVFPLLFSIAIILITRYAGSVHLDTDAVLLGELAFAPFERLVISGLDLGAKSIYISGIILLLNLLVILIFFKELKLVTFDPMLAAALGFSPVLVHYSLMTLVSLTAVSAFEAVGSVLVVAFMIGPPVTAYLLTDDLKSMLILSGAIGAINGILGYQAAAFFDVSIAGSMAVVTGMIFCLVFIFAPRRGLVSALRRRKLQKTQFAQKTLLFHLYNRESGDHGSPENGIRPEQLHLNWSQGFTQQIVKSLEKNGCLHFDGHSLELTEEGRQTSICNYEELFQ from the coding sequence ATGTCTCCCCAATTTGAAATTCAATTGATTGCTGTGATTGTGGCCGTGTCCTGTGCCCTGCCCGGAGTCTTCTTGGTCCTGCGCAAAATGTCTATGATGTCGGATTCCATTACCCATACCATATTGCTGGGGATCGTCCTGGCTTTCTTCCTGACCCATGACCTCTCTTCCCCTTTCTTAATCCTGGGGGCTACCCTTATAGGAGTCGTCACGGTCTGGCTGACGGAAACCTTAAACCGTACCCGACTTCTCTCCGAGGATTCCGCCATTGGGATTGTCTTCCCCCTCTTATTCAGCATTGCTATCATCCTGATTACCCGTTACGCCGGATCCGTCCATCTGGATACCGATGCCGTCCTTTTAGGGGAGCTGGCCTTCGCTCCCTTTGAACGCCTGGTTATCTCAGGTCTGGATCTGGGAGCCAAATCCATTTACATCAGCGGTATCATCCTCTTGCTCAACCTGCTGGTAATCCTTATTTTCTTCAAGGAATTGAAGTTGGTTACCTTTGATCCCATGCTGGCCGCAGCCCTGGGCTTCTCCCCTGTCCTGGTACATTACAGCCTGATGACCCTGGTTTCCCTGACAGCTGTCAGTGCTTTTGAAGCCGTTGGCTCAGTCTTGGTAGTTGCTTTTATGATCGGCCCGCCGGTTACAGCTTATCTCTTGACAGATGATTTAAAGAGCATGCTGATCTTAAGCGGAGCCATTGGAGCCATCAACGGCATCTTAGGATACCAGGCAGCTGCTTTCTTTGATGTCTCTATCGCCGGCAGCATGGCGGTAGTAACGGGAATGATATTCTGTCTGGTCTTTATCTTTGCTCCACGCCGGGGGCTGGTCAGTGCTCTGCGCCGGCGCAAGCTGCAGAAGACTCAATTTGCCCAAAAAACCCTGCTCTTTCATCTTTACAATCGGGAATCCGGAGACCACGGCTCGCCGGAAAATGGTATCCGGCCGGAACAGCTTCATCTGAACTGGAGCCAGGGTTTTACGCAACAGATTGTCAAAAGCCTGGAAAAAAACGGCTGTCTTCACTTTGACGGACACTCCCTAGAATTAACTGAGGAAGGCCGACAGACCAGTATCTGCAATTATGAGGAACTATTTCAATGA
- a CDS encoding TrmH family RNA methyltransferase, with protein MSNIIEIRDFSSSNLDVFARLTETQLRNRLEPEMGIFIAESTKVIGLALDAGCEPISLLMERKYIAGQAHGIITRCGDVPVYTADSNLLAGLTGFQLTRGVLCAMRRPHLPSVEEACAGASRVAVLEGIADSTNVGAIFRSAAALGIDTVLLTPSCCDPLCRRAVRVSMGTIFQVPWARIGSEPSQWPQQGMKSLRKLGFKTVAMALNDNAVSIDDPQLMAEEKLAIVLGSEGNGLAPCTIADCDYTACIPMSHNVDSLNVAAASAVAFWQLRVR; from the coding sequence ATGTCAAATATCATTGAGATACGCGATTTTTCATCATCCAATTTGGATGTCTTTGCTCGCCTGACGGAAACACAGCTGCGCAACCGGTTGGAACCGGAGATGGGCATCTTTATCGCGGAGAGTACCAAGGTAATTGGACTTGCCCTCGACGCTGGGTGCGAGCCTATTTCACTTTTGATGGAGCGCAAATACATTGCAGGGCAGGCGCACGGTATAATCACCCGCTGCGGAGATGTCCCCGTCTATACTGCCGATAGCAACCTGCTAGCAGGGCTGACTGGCTTTCAGCTGACCCGCGGTGTGCTGTGTGCCATGCGGCGTCCTCATCTACCTAGCGTTGAGGAGGCGTGTGCCGGTGCAAGTCGAGTGGCTGTGCTGGAAGGTATTGCGGACTCTACCAACGTCGGTGCCATTTTTCGCTCGGCCGCGGCGCTAGGCATCGATACCGTGTTGCTTACCCCCTCATGCTGTGACCCACTGTGCCGGCGTGCGGTGAGGGTGAGCATGGGTACCATCTTCCAAGTACCATGGGCCCGTATTGGCAGCGAGCCCTCGCAGTGGCCGCAGCAGGGCATGAAGAGTCTGCGCAAGCTGGGCTTTAAGACCGTTGCCATGGCTTTAAATGATAACGCTGTCAGCATAGACGATCCGCAGCTCATGGCAGAGGAAAAGCTTGCTATCGTATTGGGCTCAGAAGGTAATGGACTGGCACCCTGCACGATTGCTGACTGCGATTACACCGCGTGCATCCCCATGTCCCATAACGTGGACTCTCTGAACGTTGCTGCAGCCAGCGCCGTGGCCTTTTGGCAACTCAGGGTTCGGTAG
- a CDS encoding DUF1659 domain-containing protein — translation MSIIAEALNSALIAIYQSGSTPAGSPVTRQKSLSYVRADASEEALYDVAQALFSLSQHPLQDVQLKRNFRLIEE, via the coding sequence ATGTCAATCATCGCTGAAGCTTTAAATTCTGCACTGATAGCCATTTACCAAAGCGGATCTACTCCTGCCGGAAGCCCGGTGACCAGGCAAAAAAGCCTGAGCTATGTGCGGGCGGATGCCTCCGAAGAAGCCCTTTACGATGTGGCTCAGGCCTTATTCAGTCTGTCACAGCACCCATTGCAGGACGTGCAATTAAAAAGAAATTTCAGGCTGATAGAGGAGTAA
- a CDS encoding DUF3102 domain-containing protein — MDELSTERTPLAIATEINRIKQETGKTMLTNALEIGKRLKEAKDLLPYGEWGKWLVESVSYSQRTANKLMQLYKEYGDKLFADGAGEGRSNSPTWANLTYNQALLLLGIPEDEREGFILEQDVNHLTIRELNRALKEQKQATPEKEPAQVTPLPNNPGEIKIEYQTVKKTAKPISRPKTAASQAFTTKYEEKCTACRQTIADAFQELLETLCQLARLDPAVQEKCSADARELAENMVKRLKEWPPVPRTNMTTVETYATHERW, encoded by the coding sequence ATGGATGAACTCAGCACTGAACGTACTCCTCTGGCCATCGCGACTGAGATTAATAGGATCAAACAAGAGACTGGCAAAACCATGCTTACCAATGCCCTGGAGATCGGCAAGCGCCTAAAGGAGGCCAAGGATCTGCTCCCCTATGGAGAATGGGGAAAATGGCTGGTGGAATCGGTGAGCTATTCTCAGCGTACAGCCAACAAGCTGATGCAGCTTTATAAAGAATACGGAGATAAACTATTCGCGGACGGCGCGGGGGAAGGCAGGTCAAATTCGCCGACGTGGGCGAATTTGACCTACAACCAGGCTCTTCTCCTGCTGGGAATTCCGGAAGATGAGCGGGAGGGATTTATCCTGGAGCAGGATGTTAATCATCTAACTATCCGTGAGCTGAATCGGGCTCTTAAAGAACAGAAGCAAGCTACCCCGGAGAAAGAGCCGGCTCAAGTCACCCCTCTGCCCAATAATCCCGGGGAAATCAAGATAGAATATCAAACCGTCAAAAAAACCGCCAAACCAATAAGCAGGCCAAAAACTGCGGCCTCCCAAGCCTTTACCACGAAGTATGAAGAAAAATGCACCGCTTGCCGCCAAACTATCGCCGATGCATTCCAGGAGTTGCTGGAAACCCTTTGCCAATTGGCCAGACTTGATCCTGCGGTGCAGGAGAAATGCAGCGCAGACGCGAGGGAGCTTGCTGAAAATATGGTGAAAAGGCTTAAAGAGTGGCCGCCTGTTCCCAGGACGAATATGACGACGGTTGAGACCTACGCTACCCATGAAAGGTGGTAA
- a CDS encoding metal-dependent transcriptional regulator produces MSNKTDLEFRTVRGYQLINQQEGHLTPAMEDYLEMAYRLCLQHGYTRVGTISEELHVKPSSASKMVSRLVDLGYLEYDRYESILLTKKGRERGAYLLDRHNTVAKFLQLIGCQEPLEETELIEHSVSPSTLSLLNALLAFFQSNSCILQSYEDYKKT; encoded by the coding sequence ATGAGCAACAAAACCGACTTAGAATTTCGCACGGTAAGGGGATATCAACTCATTAACCAACAGGAAGGCCATCTTACTCCTGCAATGGAAGATTATTTGGAAATGGCCTACAGGCTTTGCCTTCAGCATGGTTATACTCGGGTGGGCACTATCTCTGAAGAACTGCATGTCAAGCCTTCTTCCGCTTCTAAAATGGTTTCCCGTTTGGTCGACCTGGGGTATTTGGAATACGATCGCTATGAAAGCATTTTATTGACAAAAAAAGGCCGGGAAAGGGGGGCTTATCTATTAGATAGACATAATACGGTTGCTAAGTTTCTGCAATTAATTGGATGTCAAGAACCCTTGGAAGAGACAGAGCTGATCGAGCATTCTGTAAGTCCGTCAACCCTTTCCCTGTTGAATGCTTTGCTGGCTTTTTTTCAAAGTAATAGCTGCATTCTGCAAAGCTATGAAGATTACAAAAAGACATAG
- a CDS encoding metal ABC transporter ATP-binding protein codes for MENKTTLDYVVEVEDLTVAYDAKPVLWDVDLKIPRGRLMAIVGPNGAGKTTLLKAMLNLLTSVSGVIRFLPGETGDSPKNKIRIGYVPQSGSVDWDFPATVLDVVLMGRYGLLGWVKRPGKNDVAIAKQTLEKVGMEKFSSRQISQLSGGQQQRVFLARALVQEAEIYFMDEPFKGVDAQTEKAIVQLLKELKAQGKTVVVVHHDLQTVADYFDWVTLINLRVVACGPVKEVFHEENLKTVYRSSGALLKSRV; via the coding sequence ATGGAGAACAAAACAACCCTGGACTATGTGGTTGAAGTAGAAGATTTGACCGTTGCCTACGACGCCAAACCCGTTTTGTGGGATGTTGACTTAAAAATCCCCAGGGGCCGGCTGATGGCCATCGTTGGTCCTAACGGAGCAGGGAAAACCACTTTACTTAAAGCTATGCTTAACCTGCTTACTTCAGTATCCGGCGTCATCCGTTTCCTGCCGGGGGAAACGGGTGACTCACCCAAAAATAAAATCAGAATCGGTTATGTTCCGCAAAGCGGCAGTGTCGACTGGGATTTTCCCGCTACTGTGCTGGATGTAGTTCTTATGGGCCGTTATGGTCTGCTGGGCTGGGTGAAACGTCCCGGCAAAAACGATGTGGCCATCGCTAAACAAACCCTGGAGAAAGTCGGCATGGAAAAGTTCTCCTCCCGCCAGATCAGCCAGCTCTCCGGCGGCCAGCAGCAACGGGTTTTTCTGGCCCGAGCCCTTGTCCAGGAAGCGGAAATCTATTTCATGGATGAACCCTTTAAAGGGGTGGATGCCCAAACGGAAAAGGCCATTGTTCAGCTGCTTAAAGAATTGAAAGCTCAAGGTAAAACCGTCGTCGTAGTTCATCATGACCTGCAGACCGTAGCTGATTATTTTGACTGGGTTACCCTGATCAATCTGCGGGTAGTTGCCTGCGGACCGGTTAAGGAAGTCTTCCACGAAGAAAATTTAAAGACCGTGTACCGCAGCAGCGGGGCATTGTTGAAAAGCAGGGTGTAG
- a CDS encoding DUF2922 domain-containing protein: MATTNTKVVRLSFATEGGKTFSITIPTPREDLNQAEVLAVMNTIVSSNVFLTTSGALTGIRDIKVIGTVTDDLFDPPQA, encoded by the coding sequence ATGGCTACTACTAATACCAAAGTGGTCAGGTTAAGTTTTGCCACCGAGGGGGGAAAGACGTTTTCAATCACGATTCCCACTCCCCGGGAAGACCTGAATCAAGCTGAGGTCCTGGCCGTCATGAATACGATTGTCTCAAGCAATGTTTTCCTGACGACCAGCGGTGCCCTTACAGGCATACGGGACATCAAGGTCATCGGTACTGTTACCGATGATTTATTTGACCCGCCTCAGGCTTAA
- a CDS encoding TIGR03943 family putative permease subunit: MPARAFNPQIFLEFLCYSAFGGLMFFLVRSGKYLSYVTPRMEPYLYFTAIVMGIWACAGLGRLFRPQYKVRFAHCLVLVIPILLLLLPHTPLSAADLSGKYTGGNAFSGFKAATGLLTADPPRNSPALAVDKSIVADDFPPVVTPLPDNPSDSREEYSTDLPGLDVKKKKITIANEDFGVWISELYGNMERYKGYTVLITGFVFKGSEMLQADEFVSARLMMTCCTADLAPVGLLCSYDKAAELKTDSWVTVEGTLFIGKHIYNNVAYDDPQISVTKITPAAEVKGYVTPY, translated from the coding sequence ATGCCGGCCAGGGCCTTCAATCCGCAAATTTTCTTAGAGTTCCTCTGCTATTCCGCTTTTGGGGGATTGATGTTCTTTTTGGTGCGCAGCGGGAAATACCTTTCTTACGTCACGCCCAGAATGGAGCCCTATCTCTATTTCACGGCAATTGTCATGGGAATCTGGGCATGTGCTGGGCTGGGTAGGCTTTTCCGCCCGCAGTACAAAGTACGTTTTGCTCATTGCCTGGTCTTGGTAATTCCTATTTTATTGCTATTGCTCCCCCATACCCCTCTCAGCGCTGCCGATCTGTCCGGCAAATATACCGGTGGAAATGCTTTTTCCGGCTTTAAGGCCGCAACCGGTCTTCTAACCGCGGATCCCCCGAGGAACAGCCCTGCCCTCGCCGTGGATAAATCGATTGTCGCCGATGATTTCCCGCCAGTCGTTACGCCGCTGCCGGATAACCCATCGGATTCTAGAGAGGAATATTCAACGGACCTGCCCGGCCTGGATGTCAAGAAGAAGAAAATCACCATAGCCAATGAGGATTTTGGCGTGTGGATTTCCGAACTATATGGAAATATGGAACGATATAAAGGGTACACGGTTCTAATCACGGGGTTTGTTTTCAAAGGCTCTGAAATGCTCCAAGCAGATGAATTCGTGTCCGCCCGTCTAATGATGACCTGCTGCACTGCAGATTTAGCGCCTGTCGGACTGCTCTGCAGCTATGATAAGGCTGCCGAGCTGAAAACGGATTCATGGGTTACGGTTGAAGGTACCCTATTTATTGGAAAGCACATTTACAACAATGTGGCATACGACGACCCGCAGATTTCTGTGACGAAAATTACACCCGCAGCAGAAGTGAAAGGGTATGTCACTCCCTATTGA
- a CDS encoding metal ABC transporter solute-binding protein, Zn/Mn family yields the protein MFAKNKSIIGFLIMAVFLFTGCTQTKKQTGTENNPAPEAADSRLNIVTTTTMLADLTKVIGGEQVTVNGLMGPGIDPHLYQASAGDVGLMQNADVVVYNGLHLEGKMGEIFESLSTQGSQIICIEDGLPESSLLHPEDNPQVHDPHVWFDVKLWQDAAKALTKGLTEIDPVHAAHYRSNLEEYLIQLNELDTYIKQRAAEVPEGQRVLITAHDAFNYFGKAYGFQVRGLQGISTDSEAGTADVSSLAEYISQRQIKAIFVESSVPPKTIEALQAAVKAKGFNVAIGGELYSDSLGGENSGAETYILTCKANIDTIVDALK from the coding sequence ATGTTTGCCAAGAATAAATCAATCATTGGTTTCTTAATTATGGCTGTCTTTCTATTCACCGGGTGTACTCAGACTAAGAAGCAGACAGGGACAGAGAATAACCCTGCTCCTGAAGCAGCCGACTCAAGACTGAACATCGTCACTACCACAACCATGCTGGCCGATCTGACCAAAGTCATCGGCGGTGAACAGGTCACCGTCAACGGTTTAATGGGACCGGGAATCGATCCTCACCTCTATCAGGCCAGTGCCGGAGATGTCGGTTTAATGCAAAATGCTGACGTTGTAGTCTATAACGGATTACACTTAGAAGGGAAAATGGGGGAGATCTTTGAATCTCTCAGCACACAGGGCAGCCAGATCATCTGCATTGAAGACGGCCTCCCGGAAAGCAGCCTGCTGCACCCGGAAGATAATCCCCAAGTTCACGATCCTCATGTCTGGTTTGATGTAAAACTCTGGCAGGATGCCGCGAAAGCTCTGACTAAAGGCTTAACAGAAATCGATCCAGTCCATGCAGCCCACTACCGGTCCAACCTGGAAGAATACTTAATTCAGTTAAACGAATTAGATACCTACATTAAACAGAGAGCAGCAGAAGTGCCAGAGGGACAGAGGGTGCTGATCACCGCTCACGATGCTTTTAATTACTTTGGCAAAGCCTACGGTTTCCAAGTTCGGGGTCTGCAAGGCATCAGCACGGATTCCGAGGCCGGAACTGCCGATGTCAGCAGTCTGGCCGAATATATCAGTCAACGACAAATCAAAGCTATTTTTGTGGAATCTTCTGTCCCCCCCAAAACCATTGAAGCCCTACAAGCGGCAGTAAAAGCCAAAGGCTTTAATGTAGCTATCGGCGGCGAATTATATTCCGACTCATTGGGCGGAGAAAATTCAGGAGCAGAGACCTATATCCTCACCTGCAAAGCCAATATTGATACCATCGTTGATGCCTTAAAGTAA
- a CDS encoding MFS transporter, producing the protein MIDIRINLNEAIYLLTGWVTLFIIGTDLFVISPLLPFIAIEYEITPAVAGWLVSVFSLMYAISAPLFGWFSDRKGRRFFIVFGLLLFSLANFLTAISSSFAMLIASRIFAGLSVASITPLVYAIIGDTALPERRGVWLSTVVSGHLMALWAGAPIGILLEQFLGWRSVFISLATFAALLSILNFRVWASINRVPSAEAQRKGNALKIISAVSVTTFWAIAMYALYVFLGTGLVLYNHFSSSELATSITAYGIGAVTGSLSSGRVTDKIGARMVSIFSTAMLIGILNLLGFCFSSGIWVYLLLFLWAFIGYTSFSSYQARLAEEFSETRGIALALNNTALYIGITLGSVLGGFIITKWGFFILPFICSGVALISSVISIKRKV; encoded by the coding sequence GTGATTGATATTCGTATTAACTTAAATGAAGCCATCTATCTTCTTACAGGGTGGGTTACCTTATTTATTATAGGTACTGATTTGTTTGTCATATCTCCTTTGTTACCGTTTATTGCTATAGAATATGAAATTACCCCTGCTGTTGCAGGGTGGCTAGTTAGTGTTTTTTCACTAATGTATGCGATTAGTGCCCCACTTTTTGGATGGTTTTCAGATCGCAAAGGTCGCCGATTTTTTATTGTTTTCGGTTTATTATTATTTTCATTAGCCAATTTTTTGACAGCCATATCTTCTTCATTTGCAATGTTAATAGCCAGTCGTATTTTTGCTGGTTTATCTGTTGCGTCAATAACCCCTTTAGTCTATGCAATTATTGGCGATACAGCATTGCCTGAACGCAGGGGAGTATGGCTTTCTACTGTAGTATCAGGACATCTTATGGCTTTATGGGCAGGAGCACCTATCGGAATTCTATTAGAACAATTTCTAGGATGGCGTTCTGTTTTTATTAGTTTAGCTACATTTGCTGCTTTACTGTCAATCTTAAACTTTAGAGTATGGGCGTCAATAAATAGAGTACCTTCAGCTGAGGCACAGAGAAAAGGAAATGCTTTAAAAATTATTTCTGCAGTGAGTGTAACAACTTTTTGGGCAATTGCCATGTATGCTCTTTATGTATTTCTTGGAACAGGATTGGTTTTATATAACCATTTTTCTTCAAGTGAATTAGCAACCTCCATTACTGCCTACGGTATAGGAGCCGTAACTGGTAGTTTATCCAGTGGAAGAGTTACAGATAAAATTGGTGCAAGAATGGTATCAATATTCAGTACAGCCATGCTTATTGGTATACTTAACTTATTAGGTTTTTGCTTTTCATCGGGAATTTGGGTTTATCTTTTGTTATTTTTGTGGGCATTTATTGGATATACCTCTTTTTCTTCATATCAGGCCCGTTTAGCAGAGGAATTCTCAGAAACTCGTGGTATAGCACTTGCACTAAACAACACAGCACTATATATTGGGATTACGCTTGGCTCCGTGCTGGGAGGTTTTATTATTACAAAATGGGGATTTTTTATTTTGCCATTTATCTGTAGTGGGGTAGCCTTAATAAGCAGCGTAATAAGCATCAAAAGGAAAGTATAA
- a CDS encoding permease: MAIPVYVVTGFLDSGKTTFLNHLLNRRDWRDVRIIVIQFETGEEDFQSRYGNCPSVSFPKKMLEQQPAQIVEQIRGLLQSRELDELWIEWNGVVPFSQLQALLLHASLRNLCKIQKVIHVADGGEIENLLGRTGGALPEQISTCDFAVVRNVRSAQLFKGIRRLLKGINPGVKVIEMKSYNDLYKQLFVKKGRLVDIAFQMFLLIVALHFALKPLLETAQIPVNTIINVFLGIMLQAVPFLLIGVLLSSGIQVFVPQNAIERRFPKSIGLGMVAAILGGFCLPVCDCASIPIFRSLVRKGIPLPVAVTFMTATPVINPVVILSTYYAFSGDITIVISRVCLGIAAAVSIGLIVGGWAAKGRVLSGGALDQLMCSCGCYEDAESITTIKGKVGLFIRHSQAEFFSVGKYLVIGIFISSLFQTLGTGIFTTAQSGAGLAISMVIMMAIAFVLSLCSSSDAIVARSFANQFPMGGIMGFLVFGPMMDIKNVMMLSSGFTKGFIIKLLLTAFSVCFAIVFLFSSLGGM; this comes from the coding sequence TTTCAAAGCCGGTATGGCAACTGCCCCAGCGTCTCCTTTCCGAAAAAAATGCTGGAACAGCAACCGGCGCAAATCGTGGAGCAAATTCGCGGCCTGTTGCAAAGCCGCGAGCTTGACGAACTATGGATCGAATGGAACGGGGTCGTTCCATTTTCCCAGTTGCAGGCTTTGCTTTTGCACGCCTCACTGCGCAACCTGTGCAAGATTCAAAAAGTCATACACGTAGCAGACGGGGGGGAGATCGAAAATTTGCTGGGCAGGACGGGAGGAGCCCTGCCCGAGCAGATTTCAACTTGTGATTTCGCCGTTGTACGTAATGTGCGTTCAGCACAGCTGTTTAAGGGAATTCGACGCCTGTTGAAGGGAATAAATCCCGGTGTTAAGGTCATCGAAATGAAGTCCTATAATGATTTATACAAACAGCTCTTCGTGAAAAAAGGGCGCCTTGTCGATATAGCCTTCCAGATGTTCCTCTTGATTGTCGCCCTGCACTTTGCCCTCAAGCCCTTGCTGGAGACGGCGCAAATTCCGGTCAATACAATCATCAACGTGTTTTTGGGGATAATGTTGCAGGCTGTTCCCTTCTTGTTGATCGGAGTACTGCTATCCTCCGGGATTCAAGTTTTTGTCCCTCAGAACGCCATTGAACGCAGGTTTCCTAAATCTATCGGCCTGGGCATGGTGGCTGCGATCTTGGGCGGCTTCTGCCTCCCGGTTTGCGACTGTGCTTCCATCCCCATTTTTCGAAGTTTGGTTCGCAAGGGTATTCCCCTTCCCGTGGCCGTTACCTTTATGACAGCGACGCCGGTGATCAATCCGGTGGTCATTTTATCGACCTATTATGCTTTCAGTGGGGATATAACGATTGTGATCAGTCGTGTGTGCCTGGGGATTGCAGCCGCTGTGAGCATTGGACTTATCGTTGGCGGCTGGGCAGCCAAAGGCCGTGTCTTATCCGGGGGGGCTCTTGACCAGCTAATGTGCAGCTGCGGCTGCTACGAGGACGCCGAATCCATCACTACGATTAAAGGCAAGGTCGGTCTGTTTATACGACATTCCCAAGCTGAATTTTTCAGCGTCGGCAAATATTTGGTGATTGGAATCTTTATCTCCTCGTTATTTCAAACCCTGGGAACAGGGATATTCACCACTGCCCAGAGTGGCGCAGGCTTGGCAATTTCCATGGTAATTATGATGGCTATAGCCTTTGTCCTCTCCCTATGTTCGTCCTCCGACGCAATTGTGGCGCGTAGCTTTGCCAACCAATTCCCCATGGGTGGGATCATGGGCTTCCTGGTGTTCGGGCCGATGATGGACATTAAAAATGTGATGATGCTTTCCTCCGGGTTTACCAAGGGTTTTATCATCAAATTATTATTGACGGCGTTTAGCGTATGTTTTGCCATAGTTTTTTTATTCTCCAGCTTGGGAGGGATGTAA
- a CDS encoding DUF1992 domain-containing protein, with product MISSRVIEWIIQQAVDRGEFENLPGEGKPLKLDPINSYLSKEQVIMNKMLKDSGLLPIEILIRKEIDDIEQKLEDSKNVSEQNVLKAKLKELEIKYDIQVEARRNFFDN from the coding sequence ATGATTTCCTCAAGAGTAATTGAATGGATAATTCAACAAGCTGTTGACAGAGGAGAGTTCGAAAATTTACCTGGAGAGGGAAAACCTTTAAAGCTTGACCCCATTAACTCCTATTTATCTAAAGAACAAGTAATAATGAATAAGATGCTTAAAGACTCTGGGCTATTACCAATTGAAATATTAATACGAAAAGAAATCGATGATATTGAACAGAAACTTGAGGATTCCAAAAACGTGAGTGAGCAAAATGTCTTAAAAGCAAAACTAAAAGAATTAGAGATTAAGTATGATATACAGGTGGAGGCACGTCGAAATTTCTTTGATAACTAG
- a CDS encoding metal ABC transporter permease yields the protein MEALVMLLNDYTFQTVALGSAILGIISGFLGSFAVLRKQSLLGDGVSHAALPGVVMAFLLTGSKNTEFLLLGALLSGLLATLFIVQIVKHTRIKFDSALALILSVFFGLGMVLLTYVQKIPNSNQAGLKRFIFGQAATLLQRDVVLMLVCGTFLLALLVVFWKEFKLFTFDSDFAQSIGFSPRKLNLLLSFMIVLAIIVGLQTVGVILMSAMLIAPAVAARQWTNKLFVMVMLAAVFGALSGIAGTTVSSLIPKLPTGPCIVLFISLIVLFSLLFAPERGIISRIYRHRQTKLALQVERR from the coding sequence ATGGAAGCATTGGTGATGTTGTTAAACGACTATACGTTTCAAACCGTCGCTTTGGGGTCAGCTATTTTAGGAATCATCAGCGGTTTTTTGGGGAGTTTCGCCGTCCTCAGAAAGCAAAGCCTTTTGGGCGACGGGGTTTCCCACGCCGCGCTGCCTGGAGTTGTTATGGCCTTTCTGCTCACCGGCAGCAAAAACACCGAATTTCTTTTGCTGGGAGCTCTCTTGTCCGGGCTTCTGGCCACTCTGTTTATTGTCCAAATCGTTAAACACACCCGGATAAAATTTGACAGTGCTCTGGCCTTAATCTTGTCCGTCTTTTTCGGGCTGGGTATGGTACTCCTGACCTATGTGCAAAAAATCCCCAATTCCAATCAAGCCGGGCTGAAACGTTTCATCTTCGGGCAGGCGGCAACCCTTTTGCAGCGGGATGTGGTTCTGATGCTGGTCTGTGGTACCTTTCTTCTCGCTTTGCTGGTGGTTTTTTGGAAAGAGTTCAAACTTTTTACCTTTGACAGTGATTTCGCCCAAAGTATCGGCTTCTCCCCCCGCAAACTCAATTTACTCCTTTCCTTTATGATTGTTCTGGCAATTATTGTTGGTCTGCAGACCGTCGGAGTTATTCTAATGAGTGCTATGCTCATTGCTCCGGCAGTAGCCGCTCGCCAGTGGACTAATAAACTATTTGTGATGGTGATGCTGGCAGCGGTTTTCGGCGCGCTATCCGGTATTGCCGGCACAACGGTCAGCTCTCTGATTCCCAAGTTGCCTACAGGCCCCTGTATTGTGCTCTTTATCAGCTTAATTGTTCTGTTTAGCCTTTTGTTTGCTCCTGAGCGGGGGATAATCAGCCGCATCTACAGGCACCGGCAAACCAAACTGGCCCTGCAAGTCGAAAGGAGGTAA